From a single Bacteroidota bacterium genomic region:
- a CDS encoding class I SAM-dependent methyltransferase: MQYDPIKRSLGNVFNKSPFLRKLFYRLLDLLLLRAWHVHKELKGWMRNAPANPQILDAGAGYGQYSFWMNRRMRQADILAVDVKEEQVEDCNRFFTAIGSGKKVNFIVGDLTKFVQPDRYDLAISVDVMEHILEDVEVFKNIHASLKKGGMLLISTPSDQGGSDVHDDSGSSFIEEHVRDGYNIVEIQDKLRLAGFDKIEARYNYGSPGKISWRLSMKYPILMLGASKVFFIILPFYYLIAYPIAYVLNWMDVSTHHPTGTGLVVKAWK; encoded by the coding sequence ATGCAATACGACCCTATTAAGCGAAGTCTGGGCAATGTTTTTAATAAATCTCCCTTCCTGCGTAAGCTCTTCTACCGTCTCCTTGATTTGCTGCTGCTTCGGGCATGGCATGTACATAAGGAATTGAAGGGATGGATGCGCAATGCTCCTGCCAACCCTCAAATTCTGGATGCAGGCGCGGGATATGGTCAGTATTCCTTCTGGATGAATCGTCGCATGCGGCAGGCAGATATCCTTGCGGTGGATGTGAAGGAAGAACAAGTGGAGGATTGTAACCGGTTCTTTACAGCGATTGGTTCAGGAAAAAAAGTGAATTTTATTGTAGGAGATCTGACGAAGTTCGTACAGCCGGACCGTTATGACCTTGCTATTTCTGTGGATGTGATGGAACATATACTGGAAGATGTGGAGGTGTTTAAAAATATTCATGCTTCATTGAAAAAAGGTGGGATGCTGTTGATTTCTACTCCCAGCGATCAGGGAGGTTCCGATGTGCACGATGATAGTGGTAGTTCATTTATTGAAGAACATGTGCGGGATGGCTACAACATTGTAGAAATTCAGGATAAACTCCGCCTCGCCGGCTTTGATAAAATTGAAGCCAGATACAATTACGGTTCCCCCGGAAAAATCTCCTGGAGGCTGTCGATGAAATATCCTATTCTAATGCTTGGTGCTTCAAAAGTGTTTTTTATCATTCTCCCTTTCTATTATCTGATCGCCTATCCGATCGCTTATGTGCTGAACTGGATGGATGTTTCAACACATCACCCTACCGGCACCGGACTCGTTGTGAAAGCCTGGAAATAA
- the rbfA gene encoding 30S ribosome-binding factor RbfA has translation MDSVRQQKYAKLIQKELGELFQREGRGWYGPHFVTVTGVKITPDLGLARVHLSVFKAPKPLEILKSLKKHKTEVRLELGRRIGKQARIIPELEFFIDDSLDYAEKMEAIFKNLHIPPPETEPEE, from the coding sequence ATGGATTCAGTGCGGCAACAGAAATATGCAAAACTCATTCAAAAAGAATTGGGGGAGTTGTTTCAAAGAGAAGGGCGAGGATGGTATGGTCCTCATTTTGTGACGGTGACAGGTGTCAAAATCACTCCGGATCTGGGACTTGCCCGCGTTCACCTGAGCGTTTTTAAGGCACCTAAGCCTCTGGAAATCCTCAAGAGCCTGAAGAAACATAAAACCGAAGTCCGACTCGAACTCGGTCGCCGTATCGGGAAACAAGCCCGAATTATCCCTGAACTCGAATTTTTTATCGATGATAGCCTTGACTATGCAGAGAAGATGGAGGCCATTTTTAAAAACCTGCATATCCCTCCCCCGGAAACGGAGCCGGAAGAGTAA
- a CDS encoding S8 family serine peptidase, which produces MPAALAAIAKHGTVLGHNAQNRIITIRAGEFSLMALAAEPWVFFINTIAAPSVKDDTKGRSLHRSNVINSDYATGRHYDGAGVTVAIADDGFVGPHIDFTGRITNFATGSGSTHGDMTSGICAGAGNLNPTIRGMASGADLYTFDIGSYPQVVDAVANFNNYGIVIASTSYSQGCNEYTSDTQFGDQLLYDNPQLQFVFSGGNNGSGNCGYGAGGSWGNITGGYKQGKNVVACGNLDALEVLDPSSSRGPASDGRIKPDICANGRDQMSTDENNTYQVGGGTSAASPGIAGIFGQLYQAYKELFSASNPPAALIKASMLNTAEDIGNPGPDFIYGWGRVNALRALRTLEDSRFITDSIGQGGNNTHSITVPAGTAEVRVMVYWSDVGGSPASAPSLVNNLNMTVTDPSSAVWNPWILDPTPLVASLSAPAVRGVDSLNNMEQVTLSNPAAGTYTVTINGNAIPSIGQRYYLVWEFRTEEVTMTYPSGGEGLVPGETEVLRWDGQRDLGSYALDYTTDNGATWNVIASTVPQTLQQFNWVVPNTVSGDVKVRVSRNGFTDESDTSLAIIGLPTGITVDWACPDSIRLIWNPVNGAVGYTAYQLGAKFMEPVGTSTTNSIVISGTNPNLAYWFSVSAITPEGNNGRRANAIYKAPGTFSCPLAIDAQLTSLASPGNGSLLDCHDNSTVPVGVLIENRGQTPVSNIPVNFSLNGGATVTETFTGTLAPAASQLFTFTATLDLSLAGTYTLQTWLSLTGDMNVYNDTARSVVNVIGGTLQSLPFTEDFELASLCATTSNCEVTVCNIGNGWINELNNDQDDIDFRVSEGPTPSAGTGPDVDHTLGTGAGNYVYLEASGCYNKSSNLISPCIDLTNATTPQMTFWYHMFGGDIGELHIDIFTQGGWLNDAIPALIGSQGNLWEQAVVNLQPWAGDIINVRFRAETGGNFESDIALDDINIIESSAPPIPAFAVNATTGCAGKVFTFTDQSLNAPSSWLWTFTPASVSFVNGTTASSQNPQVVFNAIGTYDVELTATNGFGGGTVNQTAFISILQSASAPVIEDFQSGVFPPVAWSIDDAGGAITWAEAVGVTGADGNPTSCPFVDNFDYNNVGAEDGLTTFEVSLANATTAVMTFDVAYAQYSAAYSDTLRVDISTDCGATWSPSGYLKGGLDLATIGASTAEFSPANATDWRKDTVDMSNWIGSSVLVKFVNINRYGNNLYLDNVNIDAVVGLEQPDKLGNVAVYPNPSAGLFNLELRGVEARNVSYMLTDIEGRVLINQVVNAGNNFRGLIDLRQSPQGVYLLRLVTESGSRTIKLVRL; this is translated from the coding sequence TTGCCTGCTGCACTTGCTGCAATAGCAAAGCATGGAACTGTACTTGGTCATAATGCACAAAACAGAATCATCACCATTCGCGCCGGAGAGTTTTCATTGATGGCGTTGGCTGCAGAACCCTGGGTGTTCTTTATCAATACCATCGCTGCCCCATCTGTAAAGGATGATACTAAGGGTCGTAGTTTGCATCGCTCCAATGTAATCAATAGCGATTACGCCACCGGTCGTCACTATGACGGAGCAGGGGTTACGGTAGCTATTGCTGACGATGGCTTTGTAGGACCTCATATTGACTTCACAGGTCGCATTACCAATTTTGCAACAGGTTCCGGTTCAACGCATGGTGATATGACCAGTGGCATCTGTGCCGGTGCCGGCAACCTGAATCCTACCATTCGTGGTATGGCCAGCGGTGCTGATCTTTATACCTTCGATATCGGTTCGTACCCTCAGGTGGTAGATGCTGTGGCTAACTTTAACAATTACGGAATTGTGATCGCTTCCACCTCTTATTCACAGGGATGCAATGAATACACTTCCGACACTCAATTTGGCGATCAGTTGCTCTATGATAATCCACAGTTGCAATTTGTATTTTCAGGTGGTAATAATGGTAGTGGCAATTGCGGTTACGGTGCAGGTGGTAGTTGGGGTAATATTACGGGTGGCTACAAGCAAGGAAAGAATGTAGTAGCTTGTGGAAACCTCGATGCCCTTGAAGTACTGGATCCAAGCAGTAGCCGCGGTCCCGCATCGGATGGTCGTATCAAACCGGATATCTGTGCAAATGGTCGTGATCAAATGAGTACGGATGAAAATAATACCTATCAGGTAGGTGGAGGAACATCTGCAGCATCACCCGGTATAGCAGGTATTTTTGGTCAGCTGTATCAGGCCTACAAAGAATTGTTTTCTGCTTCTAATCCTCCCGCTGCACTGATTAAAGCTTCCATGCTGAATACTGCAGAAGATATCGGCAATCCGGGCCCTGATTTTATTTATGGCTGGGGTCGTGTGAATGCATTAAGAGCTTTGCGTACGCTGGAAGATAGCCGTTTCATTACCGATAGTATCGGACAAGGCGGAAATAATACGCATTCCATCACTGTTCCGGCAGGTACAGCAGAAGTACGTGTAATGGTGTATTGGTCAGATGTGGGTGGATCACCTGCTTCTGCCCCTTCTCTTGTGAATAACCTGAATATGACCGTTACAGATCCATCAAGTGCAGTTTGGAATCCATGGATTCTTGACCCAACACCATTAGTAGCCAGTTTGAGTGCTCCTGCGGTACGTGGGGTGGATAGTTTGAACAATATGGAGCAAGTTACCCTGAGCAATCCTGCTGCGGGAACGTATACTGTAACTATTAACGGTAACGCCATACCGTCAATCGGTCAACGGTATTACCTCGTGTGGGAGTTCCGTACAGAGGAAGTAACAATGACTTACCCGAGTGGTGGAGAAGGACTGGTGCCCGGTGAAACAGAAGTGTTGAGATGGGATGGTCAACGTGATCTGGGGAGTTATGCGCTCGATTATACCACCGACAACGGAGCCACCTGGAATGTTATCGCTTCAACAGTACCACAAACATTGCAACAATTCAATTGGGTGGTGCCAAATACCGTTTCCGGAGATGTAAAAGTGAGAGTTAGCCGCAATGGTTTCACCGATGAAAGTGATACGTCTTTAGCCATTATCGGTTTACCTACCGGTATTACTGTTGATTGGGCTTGTCCGGACTCTATTCGTCTCATATGGAACCCGGTGAATGGTGCTGTAGGTTATACGGCGTATCAACTGGGAGCAAAATTTATGGAGCCTGTGGGTACGAGTACCACAAACAGCATTGTCATTAGCGGCACCAATCCAAACCTTGCCTATTGGTTTAGCGTGAGTGCCATTACGCCTGAAGGAAACAATGGTCGCAGAGCCAATGCCATTTATAAAGCACCCGGAACGTTTTCTTGCCCCCTTGCTATCGATGCGCAACTAACGTCATTGGCTAGCCCCGGTAATGGTTCCTTACTGGATTGTCATGATAATTCTACCGTTCCTGTTGGTGTATTGATCGAGAACCGCGGGCAAACACCCGTCTCTAATATCCCTGTGAACTTTTCTCTGAATGGAGGAGCAACGGTTACGGAAACCTTTACCGGAACATTAGCACCTGCGGCTTCACAGCTGTTTACCTTTACGGCAACACTTGATTTATCACTTGCCGGGACCTATACATTGCAAACATGGTTGAGCCTGACAGGAGATATGAATGTGTACAATGATACCGCCAGATCAGTAGTAAATGTCATTGGCGGCACATTGCAATCATTGCCATTTACGGAGGATTTTGAATTGGCATCCCTATGTGCTACTACCAGCAATTGTGAAGTGACGGTTTGTAATATTGGCAATGGATGGATAAATGAACTCAACAACGATCAGGATGATATTGATTTCCGTGTGAGCGAAGGCCCAACGCCTTCCGCAGGCACAGGACCGGATGTAGACCATACCCTCGGGACGGGTGCAGGAAATTATGTTTACCTCGAAGCTTCCGGATGTTATAACAAAAGTTCTAATCTGATATCTCCATGTATTGATCTTACCAACGCTACTACTCCGCAAATGACCTTCTGGTATCATATGTTTGGTGGTGATATAGGTGAATTACACATTGATATTTTTACACAAGGTGGCTGGCTGAATGATGCTATTCCTGCTCTAATTGGAAGCCAGGGAAATCTCTGGGAGCAAGCCGTGGTGAATTTACAACCCTGGGCAGGCGATATCATCAATGTTCGTTTCCGCGCAGAGACCGGTGGCAATTTTGAATCAGATATTGCCCTCGATGATATCAATATTATAGAATCTTCTGCACCTCCAATTCCTGCTTTCGCGGTAAATGCTACAACCGGATGTGCAGGAAAGGTATTTACATTTACTGATCAGAGTCTGAATGCTCCAAGCAGCTGGCTCTGGACATTTACTCCGGCATCTGTATCTTTCGTGAATGGAACAACAGCATCCTCTCAAAACCCTCAGGTTGTTTTCAATGCTATAGGAACGTATGATGTAGAGTTAACTGCTACCAATGGTTTTGGTGGAGGTACCGTGAATCAAACTGCGTTCATCAGCATACTTCAAAGTGCATCAGCTCCGGTGATCGAAGATTTCCAAAGCGGGGTTTTCCCTCCTGTTGCCTGGAGTATTGACGATGCCGGTGGAGCAATTACATGGGCAGAAGCAGTGGGTGTAACAGGTGCGGATGGCAATCCTACTTCATGCCCCTTTGTTGATAATTTCGATTATAATAATGTAGGCGCTGAAGACGGACTTACCACATTTGAAGTATCGCTTGCGAACGCTACTACTGCGGTGATGACTTTTGATGTGGCCTATGCTCAATATAGTGCTGCCTACTCAGACACTTTGCGTGTGGATATCTCCACAGATTGCGGAGCTACCTGGTCACCATCCGGTTATCTGAAGGGGGGACTTGACCTGGCTACTATAGGAGCAAGTACGGCAGAATTTTCTCCCGCGAATGCAACCGACTGGAGAAAGGATACTGTTGACATGAGTAACTGGATCGGATCTTCTGTACTGGTGAAATTTGTGAATATTAATCGCTATGGAAATAACCTCTACCTCGACAATGTAAATATTGATGCGGTAGTAGGCTTGGAACAACCCGATAAACTGGGAAATGTTGCCGTATATCCGAATCCTTCTGCAGGACTCTTTAACCTTGAATTACGCGGTGTGGAAGCGAGAAATGTTTCCTATATGCTGACTGATATCGAAGGTCGTGTGTTGATAAATCAGGTGGTGAATGCCGGCAATAATTTCCGTGGATTGATCGATTTGCGTCAATCCCCTCAAGGTGTTTATCTCCTTCGTCTGGTGACAGAATCCGGTAGCCGTACCATTAAACTCGTTCGCCTCTAA